The following are from one region of the Staphylococcus argenteus genome:
- a CDS encoding superantigen-like protein SSL5, with translation MKMTAIAKASLALSILATGVITSTSQTVNASEHESKYENVTKDVFDLRDYYSGASNVLKNVIGYHYSKGGRHYLVIDKNRKFTRVQVFGKDIERFKARKNPGLDIFVVKESQNKNGTVYSYGGVTKRNQGTYYDYISAPRFLIKNEQGKSTLVYSRVHYIYKEEISLKELDFTLRQYLIRNFDLYKKFPEDSKIKVIMKDGGYYTFELNKKLQTNRMSDVIDGRNIEKIEANIR, from the coding sequence ATGAAAATGACAGCAATTGCAAAAGCAAGTTTAGCATTAAGTATTTTAGCTACAGGTGTTATTACATCAACTTCTCAAACCGTGAATGCGAGTGAACATGAATCGAAATATGAAAATGTGACAAAAGATGTTTTCGATTTGAGAGATTACTATAGTGGTGCAAGTAATGTACTTAAAAATGTTATAGGTTATCATTATAGTAAAGGTGGAAGACACTATCTTGTTATTGATAAAAATAGAAAGTTTACAAGAGTACAGGTTTTCGGTAAAGACATCGAACGCTTTAAAGCGCGTAAAAATCCAGGTCTAGATATTTTTGTTGTTAAAGAATCGCAAAACAAAAACGGCACTGTATATTCTTATGGTGGTGTAACTAAGAGAAATCAAGGTACTTATTATGATTATATAAGTGCACCAAGATTTTTAATAAAAAACGAACAAGGTAAAAGTACACTTGTATATAGTAGAGTCCATTACATTTATAAAGAAGAAATTTCACTTAAAGAGCTAGACTTCACACTGAGACAGTATTTAATTCGAAATTTTGATTTGTATAAAAAATTTCCTGAAGATAGCAAGATAAAAGTAATTATGAAAGATGGCGGCTATTATACATTTGAATTAAACAAAAAATTACAAACAAATCGTATGAGCGACGTCATAGATGGTAGAAACATTGAAAAGATAGAAGCAAATATAAGATAG
- a CDS encoding SDR family oxidoreductase produces MNIMLTGATGNLGKHITKQAIDNHIDHFHIGIRNIEKVPEEWHGKVSVRQLDYFNPESMVEAFKGMDTVVFIPSIIHPSFKRIPEVENLVYAAKRSGVSHIIFIGFYADQHNNPFHMSPYFGYAERLLATSGIDYTYVRMAMYMDPLKPYLPELMKMQKLIYPAGDGRINYISRNDIARGVIAIIKNQDTWGKRYLLSGYSYDMKELAAILSEASGTEIKYEPVSLETFAKMYDEPKGFGALLASMYDAGARGLLDQESNDFQQLVNDQPQTLQSFLQENI; encoded by the coding sequence ATGAATATTATGCTAACAGGAGCTACAGGCAATTTAGGCAAACATATTACGAAGCAAGCCATTGATAATCACATAGATCATTTTCACATTGGCATTAGAAATATTGAGAAGGTACCAGAAGAATGGCATGGAAAAGTTTCTGTACGACAATTAGATTATTTTAATCCAGAAAGTATGGTAGAAGCATTTAAAGGAATGGATACCGTCGTATTTATTCCAAGTATTATACATCCATCATTTAAACGTATTCCAGAAGTAGAAAATTTAGTATATGCTGCAAAACGAAGTGGTGTATCTCACATTATTTTCATAGGATTTTACGCGGATCAGCATAATAATCCATTCCATATGAGTCCTTATTTCGGATATGCAGAACGCTTATTAGCAACAAGTGGCATTGACTATACGTATGTAAGAATGGCGATGTACATGGATCCACTCAAACCATATTTGCCAGAACTGATGAAGATGCAAAAACTGATTTATCCAGCTGGTGATGGTCGCATAAATTATATTTCTAGAAATGATATTGCTAGAGGTGTCATTGCAATTATTAAAAATCAAGATACTTGGGGCAAACGCTATTTATTATCAGGGTATAGCTATGACATGAAAGAACTTGCCGCTATTTTATCCGAGGCATCAGGCACTGAAATTAAATATGAACCCGTTTCATTAGAGACGTTTGCAAAAATGTACGATGAGCCTAAAGGTTTTGGTGCATTATTGGCATCAATGTATGACGCAGGAGCAAGAGGATTATTAGACCAAGAATCCAATGATTTCCAACAATTAGTCAATGATCAACCACAGACACTGCAATCATTTTTACAAGAAAATATTTAA
- a CDS encoding type I restriction-modification system subunit M produces MSITEKQRQQQAELHKKLWSIANDLRGNMDASEFRNYILGLIFYRFLSEKAEQEYADALAGEDITYQEAWADEEYREDLKAELIDQVGYFIEPQDLFSAMIREIEMQDFDIEHLATAIRKVETSTLGEESENDFIGLFSDMDLSSTRLGNNVKERTALISKVMINLDDLPFVHSDMEIDMLGDAYEFLIGRFAATAGKKAGEFYTPQQVSKILAKIVTDGKDKLRHVYDPTCGSGSLLLRVGKETKVYRYFGQERNNTTYNLARMNMLLHDVRYENFDIRNDDTLENPAFLGNTFDAVIANPPYSAKWSADSKFENDERFSGYGKLAPKSKADFAFIQHMVHYLDDEGTMAVVLPHGVLFRGAAEGVIRRYLIEEKNYLEAVIGLPANIFYGTSIPTCILVFKKCRQQDDNVLFIDASNDFEKGKNQNHLSDAQVDRIIDTYKRKETIDKYSYSATLQEIADNDYNLNIPRYVDTFEEEAPIDLDQVQQDLKNIDKEIAEVEQEINAYLKELGVLKDE; encoded by the coding sequence ATGTCTATTACTGAAAAACAACGTCAGCAACAAGCTGAATTACATAAAAAATTATGGTCGATTGCGAATGATTTAAGAGGGAATATGGATGCGAGTGAATTCCGTAATTACATTTTAGGCTTGATTTTCTATCGCTTCCTATCTGAAAAAGCGGAACAAGAATATGCAGATGCATTGGCAGGTGAAGACATCACGTATCAAGAAGCATGGGCAGATGAAGAATATCGTGAAGATTTAAAAGCAGAGTTAATTGACCAAGTCGGTTACTTCATTGAGCCACAAGATTTATTCAGCGCGATGATTCGTGAAATTGAAATGCAAGATTTCGATATCGAACATCTGGCGACGGCAATTCGTAAAGTTGAAACATCAACACTAGGTGAAGAAAGTGAAAATGACTTTATCGGGCTGTTTAGCGATATGGACTTAAGTTCAACGCGACTAGGTAACAATGTTAAAGAACGTACTGCACTAATCTCAAAAGTCATGATTAATCTTGACGACTTACCATTTGTTCACAGCGACATGGAAATTGATATGTTAGGTGATGCATACGAATTCCTTATCGGGCGTTTTGCGGCAACAGCAGGTAAAAAAGCAGGCGAGTTCTATACACCACAACAAGTATCTAAGATACTGGCGAAGATTGTCACAGACGGCAAAGACAAATTACGCCACGTGTATGACCCAACATGTGGTTCAGGTTCATTGCTTTTACGTGTTGGTAAAGAGACGAAAGTGTATCGTTATTTTGGTCAAGAACGTAACAATACCACATACAACTTAGCGCGTATGAACATGTTGTTACATGATGTGCGTTATGAGAACTTCGATATCCGTAATGATGATACGTTGGAAAATCCAGCCTTTTTAGGCAATACATTTGATGCGGTTATAGCGAACCCGCCATACAGTGCGAAATGGTCAGCAGATTCAAAATTTGAAAATGACGAACGCTTTAGTGGTTACGGCAAACTTGCGCCAAAATCTAAAGCCGACTTTGCCTTTATTCAACATATGGTACATTACTTAGATGATGAAGGTACCATGGCCGTTGTACTACCACATGGTGTATTATTTCGAGGTGCCGCGGAAGGCGTCATTCGTCGTTATTTAATTGAAGAAAAGAACTACTTAGAAGCCGTGATTGGCTTACCAGCCAATATTTTCTATGGAACAAGTATTCCAACATGTATTTTAGTATTTAAAAAATGTCGCCAACAAGATGACAACGTACTATTTATCGATGCATCCAATGATTTTGAAAAAGGAAAAAATCAAAACCATTTAAGCGACGCCCAAGTCGATCGCATTATTGACACATATAAGCGTAAAGAAACGATTGATAAATATAGCTACAGCGCGACATTACAAGAAATTGCCGATAACGATTACAACCTAAACATACCGAGATATGTCGATACATTCGAAGAAGAAGCACCGATTGATTTAGATCAAGTCCAACAAGATTTGAAAAATATCGACAAAGAAATCGCAGAAGTTGAACAAGAAATCAATGCATACCTGAAAGAACTTGGGGTGTTGAAAGATGAGTAA
- a CDS encoding exotoxin beta-grasp domain-containing protein: MKMKSIAKVSLALSILATGVQTTTAQPANAVEISQNSKKLKSYYTQSSVEYKNTTGYISSIQPNIKFMNVIQDNTVNNIALVGKDNQHYHAGVHRNLNIFYVAEDKHFNGGKYSIGGITKANDKAVDQIAEVRVVKEDHRGEYEYDFFPFKVDKEDMSLKEIDFKVRKYLIENYGLYGEMSSGRIIVQTKNYGRYTFELDKKLQEDRMSDIIDATSIERIEVVVKKA, encoded by the coding sequence ATGAAAATGAAATCAATTGCAAAAGTAAGTTTGGCGTTAAGTATTTTAGCAACAGGTGTACAAACTACAACCGCACAGCCAGCAAATGCTGTTGAAATTAGCCAAAATAGTAAAAAATTAAAATCGTATTATACTCAATCTAGTGTTGAATATAAAAACACAACAGGTTATATCAGTAGCATTCAACCAAATATTAAATTTATGAATGTCATACAGGATAATACTGTCAATAATATAGCTTTAGTAGGTAAAGATAATCAACATTATCATGCGGGTGTACATCGTAATCTTAATATATTTTACGTGGCTGAAGATAAGCATTTTAATGGTGGAAAGTACTCTATTGGTGGTATCACAAAAGCAAACGATAAAGCTGTCGACCAAATAGCAGAAGTAAGAGTCGTTAAAGAAGATCATAGGGGTGAATATGAATATGACTTTTTCCCATTTAAAGTAGATAAAGAAGATATGTCATTGAAAGAGATTGATTTTAAAGTAAGAAAATATCTCATTGAAAATTACGGTCTTTACGGTGAAATGAGTTCAGGAAGAATAATCGTTCAAACGAAAAACTATGGAAGGTATACATTTGAATTGGATAAAAAATTACAAGAAGACCGTATGTCTGATATCATCGATGCCACGAGTATTGAAAGAATTGAAGTAGTAGTGAAAAAAGCATGA
- a CDS encoding exotoxin beta-grasp domain-containing protein, with amino-acid sequence MKMRTITKASLALGFLTTGIITTTTQSANASTPPSVKTEQVPKTNAEKALPGKIEQVPKPNVEKASPLNESTTPSTKVETSQPQSTNPTPPSEINPKYKGLRSYYTKPSLEFENQFGFMLKPWTTVRFMNIIPERFIYKIALVGKDDKKYKNGPYDHIDAFIVLEDNKYGLKKYSVGGITKTNSKKVDRKVELNITKEDNKVAISRDVSEYKITKEEISLKELDFKLRKQLIEQHNLYGNIGSGTIVIKMKNDGKYTFELHKKLQEHRMADVIDGTNIDKIEVNIK; translated from the coding sequence ATGAAAATGAGAACAATTACTAAAGCAAGTTTAGCACTAGGGTTTTTAACAACAGGCATAATCACAACGACAACACAATCAGCGAACGCATCGACACCGCCCTCAGTTAAAACGGAGCAGGTTCCTAAAACAAACGCAGAAAAAGCACTACCCGGTAAAATAGAGCAGGTTCCAAAACCTAACGTAGAAAAAGCATCCCCACTAAACGAATCAACAACACCTTCAACTAAAGTAGAAACCTCACAACCACAATCTACAAATCCAACACCACCTTCAGAAATAAACCCTAAATACAAAGGTTTAAGATCATATTATACTAAACCGAGTTTAGAATTCGAAAACCAGTTTGGATTTATGTTGAAACCATGGACAACTGTGCGATTTATGAATATCATACCGGAAAGGTTTATTTATAAAATAGCTTTAGTTGGAAAAGACGATAAAAAATATAAAAACGGCCCGTACGATCATATCGATGCATTTATCGTTTTAGAAGACAATAAATATGGATTGAAAAAATATTCTGTCGGTGGTATTACGAAGACTAACAGTAAAAAAGTTGATCGAAAGGTAGAATTAAACATCACTAAAGAAGATAATAAAGTTGCGATTTCACGCGATGTTTCAGAATACAAGATTACTAAAGAAGAGATTTCCTTGAAAGAACTTGATTTTAAATTGAGAAAACAATTAATTGAACAACATAATCTGTACGGTAATATTGGTTCAGGAACAATCGTTATTAAAATGAAAAACGATGGAAAGTATACGTTTGAATTACACAAAAAACTACAAGAACATCGTATGGCAGATGTCATAGATGGCACTAATATTGATAAAATCGAGGTAAATATAAAATAA
- a CDS encoding exotoxin beta-grasp domain-containing protein translates to MKFTTIAKASLAIGILATGAMTSTSQSAHAKSAVTQQSESDLKLYYNGPSFEHKKVTGFKYSDEKGSFFEFIDKGQFNKISLLGSDKDKFKEGKNSNLDVYVVREGAGRQADNYSIGGVTKTNSLPYFDQINSPILEIKKGSEDLYKGYHLIFKEDISLKELDFKLRKQLISQSGLYSNGLKQGQITITMNDGTTHKIDLSKKLEKERMGDSIVGTQIQKIQIEIR, encoded by the coding sequence ATGAAATTTACAACAATAGCAAAAGCAAGTTTAGCGATAGGAATCTTAGCAACAGGCGCAATGACATCAACTTCACAATCAGCACATGCGAAAAGTGCAGTAACACAACAAAGTGAGTCAGATTTAAAACTTTATTATAATGGACCGAGTTTCGAACATAAAAAGGTAACGGGGTTTAAGTATAGTGACGAAAAAGGTAGCTTTTTCGAGTTTATTGATAAAGGACAATTTAATAAAATTTCTCTACTTGGGTCTGATAAAGACAAATTTAAAGAAGGAAAAAACTCTAATTTAGATGTATATGTTGTTAGAGAAGGTGCAGGAAGACAAGCTGATAATTATTCAATTGGTGGGGTAACAAAGACTAATAGCTTGCCATATTTTGATCAAATTAACTCCCCAATTTTAGAAATCAAAAAAGGTAGTGAAGATCTTTATAAAGGCTATCATTTAATTTTCAAAGAAGATATTTCATTAAAAGAACTTGATTTTAAATTGAGAAAGCAATTAATTAGCCAAAGTGGCTTATATTCAAATGGTCTTAAACAAGGTCAAATTACAATTACAATGAATGATGGCACAACACATAAAATCGATTTAAGTAAAAAACTTGAAAAAGAGCGCATGGGCGACTCAATCGTCGGAACTCAGATTCAAAAAATTCAAATAGAAATACGATAA
- a CDS encoding superantigen-like protein SSL11 codes for MKLKNIAKASLALGILTTGMITTTAQPVKASESSRLSIITKNTKDLKDYYNGPTFSHKNISGYKEEDKVIFTPNMQQVSVKLTGKENLEFNDEDVVSNVDVFVVRENSDKSGNTFSIGGITKTNSQDNIDNVKSVNMQITKKISSNAETVTSSYYSIGKENISLKELDFKLRKHLIDKHDLYKTEPKDSKIRITMKDGGYYTFELNKKLQEHRMGDVINGRNIEKIEVNL; via the coding sequence ATGAAATTAAAAAATATTGCTAAAGCAAGTTTAGCACTAGGGATTTTAACAACAGGGATGATTACAACTACTGCTCAGCCAGTAAAAGCAAGTGAAAGTAGCAGGTTGTCGATTATAACCAAAAATACAAAAGACTTAAAAGATTATTATAATGGACCAACGTTCAGTCATAAAAATATAAGTGGCTATAAAGAGGAAGACAAAGTAATATTTACTCCGAATATGCAACAAGTTAGTGTTAAGTTAACTGGAAAAGAAAACCTTGAATTTAATGATGAAGATGTAGTATCTAATGTTGATGTATTTGTAGTTAGAGAAAATTCTGATAAATCAGGGAATACTTTTTCTATAGGTGGGATAACAAAGACAAATAGTCAAGATAACATAGATAATGTCAAAAGCGTGAACATGCAAATAACTAAAAAAATTAGTAGTAATGCTGAAACTGTAACTTCATCTTATTACAGTATAGGTAAAGAGAATATCTCATTAAAAGAATTAGATTTTAAATTAAGAAAGCATTTAATTGATAAACATGATCTTTATAAGACAGAACCTAAAGACAGTAAAATTAGAATTACTATGAAAGATGGCGGATATTATACATTTGAATTAAATAAAAAATTACAAGAGCACCGTATGGGCGATGTTATTAATGGTAGAAATATAGAGAAAATTGAAGTGAATTTATAA
- a CDS encoding DUF1304 domain-containing protein, which produces MNIISTILIIFVALEFFYIMYLETFATTSRKTSETFNISVNKLKDKNIKVLLKNQGVYNGLIGVLLLYGLFFSSNPKELCATILVYIIGVAIYGGLSSNISIFFKQGTLPVLALISMLW; this is translated from the coding sequence GTGAATATCATCTCGACAATTTTAATCATATTTGTGGCATTAGAGTTTTTCTATATTATGTATCTCGAAACATTCGCAACAACTTCAAGAAAAACAAGTGAAACATTTAATATTAGCGTTAACAAATTGAAAGACAAAAATATTAAAGTGCTTTTGAAAAATCAAGGCGTTTATAACGGTTTAATCGGAGTTTTGTTATTATACGGTTTGTTTTTCAGTAGCAACCCAAAAGAATTATGCGCAACTATTTTAGTGTATATCATTGGTGTAGCTATTTATGGTGGCCTTTCAAGCAATATTAGCATCTTTTTCAAACAAGGCACATTGCCAGTGTTGGCACTCATATCAATGCTTTGGTAA
- a CDS encoding restriction endonuclease subunit S produces MSNTQTKNVPELRFPGFEGEWEEKELGEIFQIISGSTPLKSNKEFYENGNINWVKTTDLNNSKVTHSKEKITEYAMKSLKLKLVPKNSVLIAMYGGFNQIGRTGLLKIDATINQAISALLMNHETNPEFIQAFLNYQVKGWKRYAASSRKDPNITKKDIEQFKVPYVSINEQQKIGEFFSKIDHQIELEEQKLELLQQQKKGYMQKIFSQELRFKDENGEDYPDWEVTTIQNITKYTSSKKSSNQYADKDNSKGYPVYDAVQEIGKDSNYDIEESYISILKDGAGVGRLNLRPGKSSVIGTMGYIQSNNVDIEFLYYRMKVVDFKKYIIGSTIPHLYFKDYSKETLYIPSSIQEQAKIGMFISNLDKLIENKNLKLNCLKQLKQGLLQSMFI; encoded by the coding sequence ATGAGTAATACACAAACGAAAAATGTGCCAGAGTTGAGATTCCCAGGGTTTGAAGGCGAATGGGAAGAGAAGGAATTAGGGGAAATTTTTCAAATAATTTCTGGTTCAACACCACTAAAATCAAATAAAGAGTTTTATGAAAATGGTAATATTAATTGGGTCAAAACGACAGATTTAAATAATTCTAAAGTTACGCATAGTAAAGAAAAAATAACTGAATATGCTATGAAAAGTTTGAAATTAAAATTAGTGCCTAAAAATTCAGTACTTATAGCTATGTATGGTGGTTTTAATCAAATTGGTAGAACAGGTTTGTTAAAAATAGATGCCACAATAAATCAAGCAATTTCAGCCTTATTAATGAATCATGAAACGAATCCAGAATTTATACAAGCATTTCTAAATTATCAAGTTAAGGGTTGGAAGCGATATGCAGCAAGTAGCAGAAAAGACCCGAATATAACTAAAAAAGACATAGAACAATTTAAAGTTCCTTATGTTAGTATTAATGAACAGCAAAAAATAGGCGAATTCTTCAGTAAAATTGACCACCAAATCGAGTTAGAAGAACAAAAACTTGAATTACTTCAACAACAGAAGAAAGGCTATATGCAGAAAATCTTCTCGCAGGAATTGCGATTCAAAGATGAGAATGGTGAAGATTATCCGGATTGGGAAGTTACTACTATACAAAATATTACAAAATATACCAGTTCGAAGAAGTCTTCTAATCAATATGCTGACAAGGATAATTCTAAAGGTTATCCAGTTTATGATGCCGTTCAAGAGATTGGTAAAGATTCAAATTATGATATAGAAGAATCGTATATTTCTATTTTGAAGGATGGAGCAGGAGTTGGTCGATTAAATTTAAGGCCAGGAAAATCATCCGTAATTGGAACTATGGGCTACATACAGTCAAATAATGTAGATATTGAATTCCTTTATTATCGAATGAAAGTAGTAGATTTTAAAAAGTATATAATTGGAAGTACTATACCGCATTTGTACTTCAAAGACTATTCTAAAGAAACTTTATATATACCTTCAAGCATTCAAGAACAAGCAAAGATTGGTATGTTTATTTCAAATTTGGATAAGTTGATTGAAAATAAAAACCTTAAATTAAACTGTTTAAAACAATTAAAACAAGGATTGCTACAATCTATGTTTATTTAA
- a CDS encoding superantigen-like protein SSL10, whose translation MEMKTLAKATLALGLLTTGTLTTETHSGHAKQTQKSVNKHDKEALHRYYTGNFKEMKNINALRHGKNNLRFKYRGMKTQVLLPGDEYRKYQQRRHTGLDVFFVQERRDKHDISYTVGGVTKTNKTSGFVSKPMLNVTKEKGEDAFVKGYPYDIKKEEISLKELDFKLRKHLIEKYGLYKTTLKDGRAKISLKDGSFYNLNLRYKLDFKYMGEVIDSKQIKNIEVNLK comes from the coding sequence ATGGAAATGAAAACATTAGCAAAAGCAACATTAGCATTAGGACTATTAACAACAGGAACTTTAACAACAGAGACCCATTCAGGTCATGCAAAACAAACTCAAAAGTCAGTAAACAAACATGACAAAGAAGCATTACACCGATACTACACTGGAAACTTTAAGGAAATGAAAAACATAAATGCTTTGAGACATGGTAAAAACAACTTACGTTTTAAATATAGAGGAATGAAGACTCAAGTATTATTGCCTGGAGATGAGTACCGAAAATATCAACAGCGAAGACATACGGGCTTAGATGTGTTTTTTGTTCAAGAAAGAAGAGACAAGCACGACATATCATATACTGTTGGTGGTGTAACAAAGACGAATAAAACATCGGGATTTGTTAGTAAACCAATGTTAAATGTTACAAAAGAAAAGGGTGAAGATGCTTTTGTGAAAGGTTACCCTTATGATATTAAAAAAGAAGAAATATCACTGAAAGAGTTAGATTTTAAGTTGAGAAAGCATTTAATTGAAAAATACGGTCTGTATAAAACAACTTTAAAAGATGGTAGAGCCAAAATTAGTTTGAAAGATGGCAGTTTTTATAACCTTAATTTAAGATACAAATTAGATTTCAAATATATGGGGGAAGTCATAGATAGTAAACAAATTAAAAATATTGAAGTTAACTTAAAGTAA
- a CDS encoding superantigen-like protein SSL7, whose protein sequence is MKLKTLAKATLALGLLATGVITSEGQAVQAKEKQERVQHLYDIRDLHRYYSSDSFEYSNISGKVENYNGSNVVRFNQKDQKHQLFLLGKDKEQYKEGIEGKDVFVVQELIDPNGRLSTVGGVTKKNNKTSETKIPLLVNKVYGGNLDASIDSFLTQKEEVSLKELDFKLRQQLVEKYGLYQGTSKYGKITINLKDEKREVIDLSDKLQFERMGDVLNSKDISGISVTINQI, encoded by the coding sequence ATGAAATTGAAAACATTAGCTAAAGCTACATTAGCATTAGGATTGCTAGCTACAGGTGTAATTACATCAGAAGGTCAAGCAGTTCAAGCAAAAGAAAAGCAAGAAAGAGTCCAACACTTATACGATATTAGAGACTTGCACAGATACTACTCATCAGATAGTTTTGAATACAGCAATATTAGTGGTAAAGTTGAAAACTACAATGGTTCTAACGTTGTACGCTTTAACCAAAAAGATCAAAAACACCAATTATTCTTACTAGGAAAAGATAAAGAGCAATATAAAGAAGGTATTGAAGGTAAAGATGTCTTTGTAGTACAAGAATTAATTGATCCGAATGGCAGACTATCTACTGTTGGTGGTGTAACGAAGAAAAATAACAAAACTTCTGAAACTAAAATACCTTTATTAGTTAATAAAGTGTATGGCGGAAATTTAGATGCATCAATTGACTCATTTTTAACTCAAAAAGAAGAAGTTTCACTGAAAGAACTTGATTTCAAACTTAGACAACAATTAGTTGAAAAATACGGTTTATATCAAGGTACGTCTAAATACGGTAAGATTACTATCAATTTGAAAGACGAGAAAAGAGAAGTAATTGATTTAAGTGATAAATTACAATTCGAGCGCATGGGTGATGTGTTGAATAGTAAAGACATTAGTGGTATATCAGTCACTATTAATCAAATTTAA
- a CDS encoding FKLRK protein, whose amino-acid sequence MRENFKLRKMKVGLVSVAITMLYIMTNEQAEASETSKTAGNQKVNTIQETKDVAQPVQNNKEASSDETKKNFVTLDSIKPGDQKVTGTTLPSHIILMNIDGKSADSVDGGSSDLVFADENGRFEYPLKDRKIVHNQEIEVSSSDPNLGEDEEDEELEEATTEKASVEEESSDAKAKYTIPRYEKAYEIPKERLKEESGHHQVFIEPITEGSGIIKGHTSVKGKVALSINNKFINFETNANGGPNKEEAKSGSEGIWMPIDDKGYFNFDFKTKRFDNLELKEGNDISLTFAPDDEEDEALKPLIFKTKVTSLEDIDKAETKYDHTKVNKVKILKDVKEDLHVDEIYGSLYHTEKGKGILDKEGTKVIKGKTKFANAVVKVDSELGEGQEFPDLQVDEKGEFSFDVDQAGFRLQNGETLNFTVVDPITGELLHKGFVSKNIDIYESPEEKADREFDERMENTPAYHKLHGDKIVGYDTNGFPITWFYPLGEKKVERTTPKLEK is encoded by the coding sequence ATGAGGGAAAACTTTAAATTACGTAAAATGAAAGTCGGTTTAGTATCAGTTGCAATTACTATGTTATATATCATGACAAACGAACAAGCAGAAGCATCAGAAACTAGCAAAACTGCTGGAAACCAAAAGGTAAATACAATTCAAGAAACTAAAGATGTAGCGCAACCTGTTCAAAATAATAAAGAAGCAAGTTCAGATGAAACGAAAAAGAATTTTGTTACATTGGATTCTATTAAACCAGGTGATCAAAAAGTCACAGGGACTACATTACCGAGCCATATTATTCTAATGAATATAGACGGAAAAAGTGCTGATTCAGTAGATGGAGGAAGCAGTGATTTAGTATTTGCTGATGAAAATGGAAGATTCGAGTATCCACTTAAAGATCGTAAGATAGTTCATAATCAAGAAATTGAAGTGTCTTCATCAGATCCAAATTTAGGTGAAGATGAAGAGGATGAAGAATTAGAAGAAGCTACAACTGAAAAAGCAAGTGTTGAGGAAGAAAGTTCAGATGCTAAGGCTAAATATACAATACCACGCTATGAAAAAGCGTATGAAATACCAAAAGAACGATTAAAAGAGGAAAGTGGACACCATCAAGTTTTCATTGAACCTATTACTGAAGGTTCAGGTATTATTAAAGGCCATACTTCTGTAAAAGGTAAAGTTGCGCTATCTATTAATAATAAATTTATTAACTTTGAAACAAATGCTAATGGTGGTCCAAATAAAGAAGAAGCGAAATCTGGATCAGAGGGTATCTGGATGCCTATTGATGACAAAGGTTACTTTAACTTTGACTTCAAAACAAAACGATTCGATAACTTAGAGTTAAAAGAAGGTAATGATATTTCATTAACATTTGCACCTGATGATGAAGAAGACGAAGCATTAAAACCTTTAATTTTTAAAACTAAAGTAACAAGTTTAGAAGATATTGATAAAGCAGAAACTAAATACGACCATACTAAAGTTAACAAAGTAAAAATCTTGAAAGATGTTAAAGAAGATTTACATGTAGATGAAATTTACGGAAGCTTATATCATACAGAAAAAGGTAAAGGTATTCTTGATAAAGAAGGTACTAAAGTAATTAAAGGGAAGACTAAATTCGCAAATGCAGTTGTGAAGGTAGACTCTGAACTAGGTGAAGGTCAAGAATTCCCTGATTTGCAAGTCGATGAAAAAGGTGAATTCAGCTTTGATGTAGATCAAGCCGGATTTAGATTACAAAATGGGGAAACACTAAACTTTACGGTAGTTGATCCGATTACAGGTGAGCTATTACATAAAGGGTTTGTTTCTAAAAACATAGATATTTATGAATCTCCTGAAGAAAAAGCAGATCGTGAGTTTGATGAAAGAATGGAAAACACACCTGCATATCATAAATTACATGGTGATAAAATTGTTGGCTACGATACTAATGGATTCCCGATTACTTGGTTCTATCCATTAGGTGAAAAGAAAGTTGAACGTACAACACCAAAATTAGAAAAATAA